The genomic segment ATTCTTACTTCCAAGAGCTTGTGGATCACTACGAGGTAATCcacttttaatttcttactccTGATATTGAGTGACTCAGCAACTTCGTTTTCAATCAAGACTAGGATATCCATAGCCCCAAGGGAGAATTATCTTGCTGCAGGAACCAAGAATAGATTGCCTTGAATCCGAATCagcttatttatttatcaaaaaatgCACATATACTTTGTTCCATCTGATTCAATAATTAAGGGATTATAGGGATCGTGCATAACAGCCTCTCCATTTCTTTAGATATGCCTGATGTTTCTGCTCTGAAGAGAAGTAATGTATTATATTGCAAGCAGGGTGCACCATTGACAGAGTACACTCTTCGTCTGATTGGTTCAGACATAGAACACTACATCAGGAAGCTACTATATGATGGAGAAATTAGGTACAACATGAATGCCAAGGTACTGAACTTCAGCATGGGGAAGCCACGCATTCTATTCAACAACAACGATGGCCATTTTCAAGATGCAGAATGAACAAGATTTTCACAAAAATGGCTAAAATGGGATAACACCGCGGTGAATATAGAAGGTATTAGTTTACAAGGCATCACAATGTTGCATCAAGTACAAAAATCTTTGGCCACAGAAACTTAGATCTTCGACACAGAGACCTGATGCATACATTCCTTAATTGccaaaatattcacacgtgaggTCTTATACATTTGTGCCCAATTTGCTACAGCTGCATCTCTCAACATTTGCTTTATAACACTGAGATATTGTAATCTCAATTCAGAGAAAATCTCCGGTCATCCAAAGCATTCAAATATAAAGAGTCCAACCAAGGCTGAAATGAACCTTCATGAGCAGTATTCTGACAAAATATAGACAACCCTAAATATTTAGAAGATTTTCTCAAAAACATCTAGTTACCATCTGCACCAAGCAATCATGCATACTAGTGTAGGTATGACAATCTCTGCTAatatgcatgaatgcaaaatgaaaaaggtttcaatttcataaattgattttcaaaaataaataagtatgGCAATTCAAATAAAAGCCTAGTTTAAATTTAGAGATTAAGGTCAAATATGTCACTACACAATGAGTTaatgttgaattttttcatTGTACTTCAGTTTCATTGAGTTTTACTAATATACTTtcaattttgttgatttttggaCAAAAACTGacagaattgaaaattttcaaggaaCATTTGGTTAATGTAAGTTGTAAATTTTGCCACtatacttttaattttattgattccacgaaaattttcaattccattagtttttatccaaaaatcaacaaaattgaaactatagtagcaaaattcaataaaatttaaatacagTGGCAAAATTCCTTAAGAGTCATAATATAGTGGTGATTTAACCTTAATCCCTTAAATTAGTTAGTGTTTTATATAGAATCTATTAAAGTGTTTTTGCTTGTAGGTGATACTAATTTATCTAAGAACTTAAATGCTTAAATCTTAGTCCATAAATTCAACTTCACATTGGGATGAAATGCATAGTGCCCTCTACTGTTGCATCCTCATTAACTCTAAATATAGATGAGAATAAAGATTAGCACTCTGCTCTGCTTAACCTCCTTGAAGTATTTATTAAGCCAGTGTCTCCTTTTCACTGCATAATAATTCCATTAAACTGGGTTTATCAATAACGCAAATACCTGCTCTTCTCCCTGTTCCCAAGTCCACTGTTTTTTTCCCCGGCTCTGACTTTTGCTAGGAAAATTTATTAGCATCTAAGAGGCCTAGGGCAGGATGCATGAGGAAAATGAGAAGATGCACTGATGATATAAAACACTCACCtccaaccaaaagaaaaatccacGTAAGagacataaaattttatgtcGATCACACCTGAATtcatcaattttcatttttagttcTGCAAGGGTAACAAAAAATGAACATTAAAGCTAATATCGTGTAAGAAGTTTCATTGAAACAGTATGAATGCTGAATACATACCAAACATACAGAAAAAAACAGTGACCAATCTCAATAAATTCTGCTCAACCAAAGCTATGGAACCAAAGCAAAATAAACTTGCAAAATCTgatgggaaaaagaaaaggtaggAACAACCACTCAAATCACTTGCCAAAACAGTTTCTTTGATGAGAGCTGTAATTTGAGGAATACCCAGATAGTAATCTTGTAatagtaaacataaaataatattccaAGGCAGtggaataacaaaaaaaaaaaaaaaaagaagaagaagaagaaatcaaCAGACAGTGAGGAGAATAAACTTTATTGAACAATTTGAGATTCCAGGAATCATCTAGCACTCAGTAACATTACAAAACCAGGAGATGAGATACTTATTTTAAACAAGTAATTGGATACTGAAAGGACAAATTCTTTTGCTTGCAAGATTTTATCTTGTGTGAGTAAATATCTTAGGATCATTTTGAGAGAACTACATAAAACAAATTCTTCTAGATAGTGGCAATGGTCTCAGTGACTAATGTACATTATAAATATAGTGTACGTGTTTATAATGAAAAAGGCAAAGACATATGCCCATCAATGTATTTGGAGAAAACACACTTACTTTTGTACCAATCAAGGTATGATTTTCCATCAGTTTTGGTTGAATATGCTTTCATTCGTCCATTACGTAAGTCTCTAACACCCTGCACTGGTTTCTTGTAAGTTACTTCTCGCCAAAGATAATCAAACTCCTCTTGGTCATAAGGCTTTTTAAGAAGATTCATAAGCTTCTCCCTAAACTGAGACAggctaaaattttttatgccCTCCCAACTCTCATCACCAGTCTTTTTGTTGGCAACAAGCACATAGAACCAGAAATGAACAGTAAAAGAATTAGTAACATAcaaaattgaaggaaaaaaataaactacaAAACCCTTTCAAGACGGTGTTAGAACCCTTCTTAactatttgataaaaatatcttgGCTTAGATATATCTCCTGTTACattattttctagtttttcccctttaccaaaaaataaaggaaCAAGAAAATAGGAACAGAAGCAATATAGAgagttgaaaagaaaaaaatataccAAGGATTGATAGGATTTTGCTGGTACAAATGGTGTATAACCTCCTTCATGAAAAGGAATATTGTCTGATGCAAGTATTTCCACATCAGAAGAGCTCTCATCATCCTTCCAATGTCTACCGTCATGACCACTTTCATCACTAAATACCATTTTCTCACCACGCTTCGACCGAGAATTCAAAAACTCTTCCCAGCTTTCATCTACCATATCAAGACTCATCTTCTTGGAAGGTTCTCCACTTGATCTATGAGGAACAGAATCATCCTCAGCTTCCTCTTTTACTTGGTTCTCAGCGACTGCACTCTTTCTTTCCCCATTTGGAACATCTCTtgctttctcctttcttttcttttctccaatCTTCAAATCCTTCTTCACAGTTTTCGTTGTCTCAGCCTTTGCTTTCCTCGAAAAACCACCCGAATTTTCTGGAACGTTAGCCTTTATCCTTCTCAAATCAGTCTTTGCTTTCCTTGAAAACCCATCCAAATAGTCTGGAACCTCAGCCTTTACCCTTTTTGAATTGCTCTTAAAATTTCTCATTCTTTCCACATTCTCAAAGGACTCTTGTTCCTTTTCTTCATACCTAATTATAATTGAGAGGCCAGAACTCAATGGAATTTCAGCCAAGTATGATGTCCCATCCGGTTTAAGATTCTCCAAAAACATCTCATACTGAGGATCCCTCTCCTTCCCTTTCTCACGATCATGATCATGATCATGGCCATAACCATACTGCTCTAAACTACTGATAAATGTTTCATAATCCGAATCCTTTATACTCTCTTCCATGTCAATTTCATTACATTGTTTGTTCATTATCTTCTTATTTCGCTTACCATTACTACCACAACTAGGCCTAAAATTTTCCAACATGCCGCGCTCTTTCTTCAACCGACTATAAAACCTTAAATCCTCCAAAATGTCATCAGATATATGATTCTCCACTCCCCCCattataagaataaaaaaaaaaaaaaccctctTCTTCTTGCTCTCAGTGTTCTACCAATCAATCATACAGCACctatatcataaaaaatatgaaaaattgaaattttatcatGCATTGTGCTATCATAACTTTCTTACTtccaaacaaaaaagaaacccTTTTTTCCGTTCAATAAAACTGCTACGAGTTAATTGGGGCAATCTTTGGTTtaaggataaaaaaataaaagatgagAAATACGTGCAAGACCGGATACTGTAATGCtgcttaattttctttcagtTTTCGCCACGATTTCTCAGGAACCAAACGGAAAGCGCATAACGCAGGAGCTTACCGGAAAATCGGAAATTAAGTGAGTGTTGGAGAGTTTTTTTTcccccaattttttttctcgtTTCCGTTGAGCTGATAGCCGAGTTACGAAACTGAGAAGGAATTGGGATTGTTTTTGGGCTGGGTTTTATGCTTTGAAAGGACTTGGACCAGCTTTCGACGGCCCATTGAAATATAGAGTTGGGCTTATCCCTTGGGCTCAAATATTTAAGCCCAtctctttcaaaaaattcaaaaaaaaagtcaaaatacCTACCAAGTCCCTATACTCGtgcattttattcaatttagtccctatactcaaaatcaaaataatttaatcatttgattttgagaattGCTTCAATGTAGTCCTCTTCCTAACGACATCTAATTTTGTTGTTAAAGAGGATGACATTAACGCTAACGTGACATTAACGTGGCACATTTTAATGATATGGCACCAACATGATGATGTGGCATGTTACATGACACCAATGTGATAATATCACGTGACACCAATATGATGACATGACAATGCTAATGTGGTACTGACATGTTGATGTGTCGGTGCCATATGatagatataaaaaaaaaatttaaaaaaaattatgccacgtcataagaattaaattgaacaaaaatatataacataaggactaaattgaataaaattgagatgttaagagactaaattgaaaaaatataaatgtttaAGTAAATGATAGATTTGTTtattaataagtcaaatatttaaatgtaacATATTTATggtattaaatatatatatttttacttgattatttaattataaaatatgtatattaatttatctttgtaaaaattaagtttgaattcttcttctataaaaaaaaaatcttgaaaaaatattttatatctaaagccaaatttagatgaataacttacattatgttgaaataaaataatataaaaagattaaataatttttttttctatttataatagtataaaatttgaaatttaattgccttattttttaatttgagttgaactcaaattagtaaaataagttaatttagttttttcttttaaaaaaaataaagaaaggagATATGGAGTTAGAAAAAGAATTCTTCGTTTTAAATTACTTAATTTCAGCATGACAAATTTCTTATTACACCTATAGAATCTGAGTTACTCcacttcttcaattttttatttattttttatgtttttattttgtttaatatttcaggttatattttttaggttgaaatttcattgattAAAAACTCCATTTATGATTGATGGagttaaatataattgtaaatatttgtaccattttattttatattttttgtagatctaaattaataatgtaaatttaaatttagtaaaatttgattgtgctatttgaatttaaataaaattgttttataagaaactttgagtaaatttaaataaaatgtaaattgAGTAAGGGTTaaataattccaaaagaatgggtatttataaattatgaaaGTTGTAACTAAATCAACCTATTTTGCTAATATGAGTTTAACtcaagttaaataaatttcaaatttttatactattataaatagaagaaaaaattttatttagtttttttatattattttatttgaatataacacAACTTATTCATACTAATATTTGAATATATCAGTACCACATTAGTATTACCACATCATCATATTAATACAAGGTGGCACTACCATATTATCATATTGGTGCCATGAATGTCTTCTTTTTTATCAGTAAAATTAGATGTCATTAAGAAACGGACTAAATtgaagtaattttaaaaaataaaaagttaaattattttgattttgaatataaagattaaattaaattaaataaataattacatAGACTTAGtgagtattttgaaaaaaaaaaaaaggcgaAAAACGCTGAAAATTAAATGGAAAGGTTCTTGAAGGAGAATGTGCTTCAGCCCGGGAAGCATATGCTCAcattcctttctctctctttttaatcttttgttaaaaggaaataaaagcTCACCTTTTCGGTTGTCTGCCACTACCTGCCCcgtgattttcttttctttatgttttagTACTAACTTTTATGATTCCTTCAGCACAAACGCAAGTACGAGATATCatactaatttaatttgtatGATTATATACAATGCCATTAATTTTGTCCCTCTTTGGGGTGCGCATAATTCGAgtcaaatcaaattaatttgattaatcaATCAGTTTTcgaaataattttgatttattattataattttatttataattcgATTTTCGGTTAACACAAATAtccaaaatattgattaatcacttattataattatatatatatatatattatattatatgaaGAAACTTAATTGAGTGATGTTGGTGAGTGTAAAAGCATTTGAataaagtttgaaaaacatttattaataattacggaacatttataattttaatttttgttagatGCATAAATTCTATACTCCTTTGAGTTATTGACTTACTatgaatgtaatttttttttgggtatttgatttttcttggaTTTCCTTATATTCGTGTTAATATTGTGAATTAGTAATTTCGAATGTGATTTTAAATATATGCTTTATAAATGTTGGAGTTcgtaaatttttaattagtttgatgttaaacttaaattaattaattatttaaatttttaattgctagaataaaattttgatatttatgaACAATTAGCCTTTGTACTTCTAACTAAAATCACGAATTTaacattaattatattaaattctGTAACTAGactgaattactcaaaataattCAATCGGTTATGTTTcgattatatataatttcaatttgatttttgattaagaaaaatattaatttgggTTTTAATCAAACCATCCAAATGAGCACTCTTGatctatatattttaaaattcaaacagTTAACATTAGCACTTTAATAGGGAAGGGTAcacaaattttccttttattttttgaatacaacaaacaaaaatatttaaaaatatgataataattaaatttatctttttattgaattgggaCTCTTAAGTTTatcattactttttaatttcattatttttttttgaaaaaactGCTCCTAATGAAAAAGCCTAGATAGAAAAGATCCGGAAAAGCTACGCTTACTTTCCAACCTTTTCTCTTAAATTAGATTAGACAGAATAATTTTCAGTTTGATTGTTGTTGTTTGTCTTTTTGGTAAATGATTATCTGATGATgactaataaaagaaaaagaaaaattcattaaaataaaggccaaaaaaaaaaagggcaatCAGTTGGCAGGCGTACGTTACCTGATTGTAGAGCTGTTAGACTGTGGGCTGGTGGGGCCCATATAAACTAATGGTTGGTAACCGGTAATATCCGGTTGTCGGTCACCATCATTCGAGGCGACATTCTCTCTGCTCTTCCTCTCAGTTCcccctcctctctctctccctctctctccctcCTCCACTTCACATGATAAGTTAAGTTCCGTTTTGGACTCCATTTACGTAAAATTCTGGTCAagctgcttcttcttcttcacacctttcttttctcttttcttttttatttgaaaaaaaattccgGCGAGAATGGCTTTGGCCGCGGCAGAGATTCTCTCCAACCTCAACATCAACGGGGGAGATTGGCCTCCTAATCTTGTCAAGAATCTCCACCTCCTTTCTCCGGATCAGGTCTTGCATGTCCCTGATTCCgtaccttttttttaaaaaaatttcgaaTATATACATATTGATATACGAGTATGTTAATTATGTGCTTTGTTTGGTTGTTTTGGCAGATTGAATTGGCTAAGATGTTGTTAAAGATGGGACAGAGCCATTTGTTTCAGCATTGGGCAGAGCCTGGCGCCGAGGACGACCAAAAGAAAGCTTTTTTTGCTCAGGTTTCGCATTTTTTTTGAAGCTATGGAATTCTACCGAACTCTGctgtgatttattttttttaattatcaaaattgtatttttatttgttttcagTAAATGCAGTAAAGttatgaatgaaaaaaaaattaagggcATAAAAGGATggacttttatttttcttttctctgcTGTTTTGGATATGTTTGAATTGTGCTCAagtgaatatttatttactattATCTTAGAGTTTTATGCAGTGGATTTGTTTCTTTCTAGGTGGCTAAGCTAAATTCGAGCTATCCAGGGGGTTTGGCATCGTATGTTAAAACCGCTAGGGAGCTCTTAGCGGACTCAAAAGCAGGGAAGAATCCTTATGATGGCTTCACACCTTCGGTAAGGAATTAGTCATTCACTTTGGaaacttgattttttataCGATTTTTTAATGATGTTAATCAATatccattttcttatattgACACGATtcatattaatgtaaattgacatcAATATCAAGTTTTCTTTACCCTGTATCATGTCCTTCTCTCCACTGCCTTCTCTGCAACTTTTTCTTAAACACAGTGAATTATTTTGCAGGTTCCAACTGgagaaattctttcttttggtgatgaaaatttcatcaaatttgagGAGGTAGGCATCAAAGAAGCCCAAAATGCAGCATTTGTTCTTGTTGCAGGTGGACTTGGGGAACGTCTTGGATACAATGGAATTAAGGTAGATTACCTATAGACTGACAGTTAATATGTTGTTTATCCTGTTAATTTCAATTCTTTGGCTTCATAAAAACTGCACAAATCTATGTAGTTGAAATATATTTGATTGATACTTTGGTGTGAAGCGTGTGTTCCAGCAAAAGATCCTGTACTCATGGTTGTCTGCACAGTGGAAAGATgcttttttatgtttattttttaaagaggGTTAACCATATATTTGATTAAACCAGTTCCAACACCTTGACTAGTTTTGCtccctcaaaaaaaaaattgactagCTATGTTTACACCTTGTAGGTTGCACTTCCAGCAGAGACCACAACTGGAACATGTTTCTTACAACTCTACATTGAGACTATTCTGGCTCTTCAGGAAGCTAGTAGGAGGCTCACAAAAGGTTCGTATGGCATCTTATTTTTTAGGAGTCTTCCATATTCTATAGTCTTTTTAATTTTGCTCCTCCATGTGATCAAGGAAGATTAAGTGTTATTGTCCTTCAGTATATGATGGCAGCAGCCAATGGGAAATTACTGAGCAGCTCAGAGTAGGCAATTTCACTAGTCGATATGCATGAGAAATTGCTTAGTGCACAAACCATGGAGAGAAAGCCACTTGGATGAACTTAGGTTTATATTATAGCGATCATTAGAAAAGCCACTTTTCAAGAAAGTGTGAAAAATGATAGAATGATCGAGTTGAAATGAGTTCCAAGTTAGACTGTAATGTTTTCTATCTAGTTAAATTTCTTGCTTATATGTGCAGTAATCAACAATAGCAAATGAGCGTATCCATATAAGGAAGCTCTCACCTGGACTAGTTCCTCTGGGTAAAACGGCACAACGAATATCTGTTTTCAGTATCTGCTTGAGCTATATTCTAGGTGCAATTATCTAAGCCACCTGAGGCAATTAAATACTTTGTAAACAACCTCCCTAGTTCAGCAAGCTGAact from the Theobroma cacao cultivar B97-61/B2 chromosome 8, Criollo_cocoa_genome_V2, whole genome shotgun sequence genome contains:
- the LOC18592422 gene encoding uncharacterized protein LOC18592422 isoform X2, yielding MGGVENHISDDILEDLRFYSRLKKERGMLENFRPSCGSNGKRNKKIMNKQCNEIDMEESIKDSDYETFISSLEQYGYGHDHDHDREKGKERDPQYEMFLENLKPDGTSYLAEIPLSSGLSIIIRYEEKEQESFENVERMRNFKSNSKRVKAEVPDYLDGFSRKAKTDLRRIKANVPENSGGFSRKAKAETTKTVKKDLKIGEKKRKEKARDVPNGERKSAVAENQVKEEAEDDSVPHRSSGEPSKKMSLDMVDESWEEFLNSRSKRGEKMVFSDESGHDGRHWKDDESSSDVEILASDNIPFHEGGYTPFVPAKSYQSLGVRDLRNGRMKAYSTKTDGKSYLDWYKKLKMKIDEFRCDRHKILCLLRGFFFWLENTAHEGSFQPWLDSLYLNALDDRRFSLN
- the LOC18592422 gene encoding uncharacterized protein LOC18592422 isoform X1; this translates as MGGVENHISDDILEDLRFYSRLKKERGMLENFRPSCGSNGKRNKKIMNKQCNEIDMEESIKDSDYETFISSLEQYGYGHDHDHDREKGKERDPQYEMFLENLKPDGTSYLAEIPLSSGLSIIIRYEEKEQESFENVERMRNFKSNSKRVKAEVPDYLDGFSRKAKTDLRRIKANVPENSGGFSRKAKAETTKTVKKDLKIGEKKRKEKARDVPNGERKSAVAENQVKEEAEDDSVPHRSSGEPSKKMSLDMVDESWEEFLNSRSKRGEKMVFSDESGHDGRHWKDDESSSDVEILASDNIPFHEGGYTPFVPAKSYQSLTGDESWEGIKNFSLSQFREKLMNLLKKPYDQEEFDYLWREVTYKKPVQGVRDLRNGRMKAYSTKTDGKSYLDWYKKLKMKIDEFRCDRHKILCLLRGFFFWLENTAHEGSFQPWLDSLYLNALDDRRFSLN